The Vidua chalybeata isolate OUT-0048 chromosome 29, bVidCha1 merged haplotype, whole genome shotgun sequence genome window below encodes:
- the DCST2 gene encoding DC-STAMP domain-containing protein 2, translating to MAEQLGFTACKGLYCSECYGALNNTCSVCTAPLSSPDSGDEEMDSSDEDTPGLWPGRGQERGRRLLQRIKDVLKPSRTAAQL from the exons atggcagagcagctgggttTCACTGCCTGCAAAG GGCTGTATTGCAGCGAGTGCTACGGAGCCCTGAACAACACCTGCTCCGTCTGCACGGCCCCCCTGAGCTCCCCGGACTCTGGCGACGAGGAGAT GGACTCCAGTGACGAGGACACGCCGGGGCTGTGGCCGGGCCGGGGCCAGGAGCGAGGGCGGCGGCTGCTGCAGCGCATCAAGGACGTGCTCAAGCCCTCCAGAACGGCTGCCCAGCTGTGA